A stretch of the Raphanus sativus cultivar WK10039 unplaced genomic scaffold, ASM80110v3 Scaffold0464, whole genome shotgun sequence genome encodes the following:
- the LOC130502239 gene encoding uncharacterized protein LOC130502239 has protein sequence MLTLLIPGPTAPGNNIDVYLALLIDDLKDLWAEGIEVYDSFAKENFTLRALLLWSISDYPALGTLSGCKVKGKQACNVCGKDTPSRWLKFSRKFVYMGNRKRLPPGHRYRYKKAWFDNTVEEGNASRIQTGAEIYETLQAFRNDFGRPLDKEKKRRRPELEDDEMVQEEECEESNDLWRWKKRSIFFELPYWKDMHVRHNVDVMHVEKNVSDAILSILMQSSKSKDGLKARKDLADIGIRSHLHTEVMGSKTYLPPASYWLSKKEKTIFCKRLSQFRGPDGYCGNIANSVSVNPPNLGSLKSHDHHVLVQNLLPAALRGLLHSGPRIAINRLCSYFNRLCQRIIDPEKHILMETEFVETMCQLERFFPPSLFDIMFHLPIHLSKEARLGGPVHFRWMYPFERYMKTLKAFVKNYARPEACMAEGYLAGECVAFCLEFLQDSVQVQEPVNRNEYIEADRVVVEVRHLQKGVEVTLSDKDRDISHRYVLMNMASMDPYVE, from the exons ATGTTGACATTGCTGATCCCTGGTCCAACAGCTCCTGGTAATAACATAGATGTCTACTTAGCACTATTAATAGATGATCTGAAAGATTTGTGGGCTGAGGGTATTGAAGTCTATGACTCATTTGCGAAGGAGAATTTCACACTTAGAGCCTTGCTGCTTTGGAGTATCAGTGACTATCCAGCATTAGGAACCTTGTCTGGATGTAAAGTGAAGGGGAAACAAGCATGCAATGTATGTGGAAAGGATACACCTTCTAGGTGGCTTAAGTTCAGCCGCAAGTTTGTCTACATGGGAAATAGAAAGAGACTACCGCCTGGCCATCGTTACAGATATAAAAAAGCTTGGTTCGACAACACAGTGGAGGAAGGGAATGCGAGTAGGATACAAACTGGCGCTGAGATATATGAGACATTACAAGCTTTTAGGAATGATTTTGGAAGACCTCTAGATAAGgagaaaaaaaggagaagaccagagttggaagatgatgaGATGGTTCAAGAAGAAGAGTGTGAAGAATCAAATGATCTATGGCGGTGGAAGAAGAGATCAATATTCTTTGAACTACCTTACTGGAAG GATATGCATGTTCGTCATAATGTTGACGTTATGCACGTTGAAAAGAATGTGTCTGATGCTATACTGTCTATCTTGATGCAAAGTTCGAAGTCAAAAGATGGTTTGAAAGCAAGAAAAGACTTAGCAGATATTGGAATCAGAAGTCACTTGCACACAGAGGTTATGGGTTCGAAAACATACTTACCTCCAGCATCGTATTGGCTATCGAAGAAAGAGAAGACCATTTTCTGCAAAAGGTTATCTCAGTTTAGAGGTCCTGATGGTTATTGTGGAAATATTGCAAATAGTGTTTCAGTTAACCCTCCTAATTTAGGTAGTTTAAAGTCGCATGATCATCACGTGCTAGTACAGAACTTGTTACCAGCTGCATTAAGAGGGTTGTTGCATAGTGGTCCTAGGATTGCCATTAACAGATTATGCAGCTACTTTAACAGGTTGTGCCAACGCATCATTGACCCGGAGAAACATATATTAATGGAGACAGAGTTTGTGGAAACAATGTGTCAACTGGAGCGCTTCTTCCCTCCATCTCTTTTTGATATCATGTTCCACCTTCCAATACATCTCTCAAAAGAGGCACGCTTGGGAGGACCAGTTCACTTCCGCTGGATGTATCCATTTGAAAG GTACATGAAAACACTAAAGGCCTTTGTTAAGAATTATGCAAGGCCAGAAGCATGTATGGCTGAAGGGTATTTAGCTGGAGAATGTGTTGCATTTTGTTTAGAGTTCCTTCAAGATTCAGTACAAGTTCAAGAACCAGTTAATCGTAATGAATATATTGAGGCTGATAGAGTCGTGGTTGAAGTTCGACATCTGCAGAAGGGAGTAGAGGTCACCCTTTCAGATAAAGATAGAGACATTTCTCATCGCTATGTGCTAATGAACATGGCATCTATGGATCCCTATGTTGAGTAA